In a single window of the Dreissena polymorpha isolate Duluth1 chromosome 3, UMN_Dpol_1.0, whole genome shotgun sequence genome:
- the LOC127874277 gene encoding uncharacterized protein LOC127874277, with amino-acid sequence MLGFLLPSFVVIVLFAGLTHGGGDNVREGRGTVLFPTGGGDNEREGHGRRRRTTTVLPTVPTVATVPPIDVCPGRPPCLPVPSIDCVSSYVYDNMNGTACLYSCTHWCCSTVEALLLSCPTTNPDDPYCVATNIVSYIIRGRECPVYCGCVPDCSRLIC; translated from the exons ATGCTTGGTTTTCTACTGCCATCCTTCGTTGTAATAGTTCTTTTCGCCGGACTCACTCACG GGGGCGGTGATAATGTACGGGAAGGACGTGGTACTGTCTTATTTCCTACAGGGGGAGGTGATAATGAACGAGAAGGACATG GGCGCAGGCGTAGGACCACAACTGTACTGCCAACAGTGCCAACAGTGGCAACAGTGCCGCCAATTG ATGTGTGCCCTGGTCGGCCCCCGTGTTTGCCCGTACCGTCCATCGACTGTGTGTCGTCCTACGTGTACGATAACATGAACGGCACCGCTTGTCTGTACAGCTGCACGCACTGGTGTTGCTCCACCGTGGAGGCGCTTCTTCTCTCGTGTCCCACGACGAACCCGGACGACCCATACTGTGTGGCCACTAATATCGTCAGCTACATCATTCGAGGGCGCGAATGCCCTGTGTACTGTGGATGCGTTCCGGACTGTTCTAGATTAATATGCTGA